A window of the Mannheimia granulomatis genome harbors these coding sequences:
- a CDS encoding uroporphyrinogen-III synthase, giving the protein MNVLVTRPDSRGQELADMLNEQQIFAIHQPLFTIEAGKDLPQLPSVLSRLKSGDYVFSVSPNAVEYAVKTLSDTGFHFRADLKYLAVGQRTAKYFTEKAEQAVIYPIESENSEGVLELPEMQNLQDKTILILRANSGRELLAEKATLRGANIQYLECYQRVPVTGDIPEKISLCKRLGVDTVVITSSEILTSLFEQTKESCREWLLGCNLVVVSNRIAKIARQMGWQAEQIFLSYKADNVSLMNTLFKIDNKSN; this is encoded by the coding sequence ATGAATGTACTTGTTACACGTCCTGACAGTAGGGGACAAGAATTAGCCGATATGTTGAATGAGCAGCAAATTTTTGCTATTCATCAACCGCTATTTACAATTGAGGCCGGCAAAGATCTGCCGCAGCTTCCATCTGTTTTATCCCGTTTGAAATCGGGGGATTATGTTTTTTCTGTGTCGCCTAATGCGGTGGAATATGCGGTTAAAACGCTTTCTGACACAGGATTTCATTTCCGTGCTGATCTAAAATATTTGGCGGTAGGGCAAAGAACGGCTAAATATTTTACAGAAAAAGCTGAACAAGCGGTCATTTATCCGATAGAATCTGAAAATAGTGAGGGAGTATTAGAGCTGCCTGAAATGCAGAATTTACAAGATAAGACAATTTTGATTTTAAGGGCTAATTCTGGTCGGGAATTGTTAGCTGAAAAAGCGACTTTGCGTGGGGCAAATATACAATATCTTGAATGTTATCAAAGAGTTCCTGTAACCGGTGATATTCCTGAAAAAATCAGTTTATGTAAGCGTTTAGGTGTGGATACAGTTGTAATTACCAGTAGTGAAATTTTAACTTCATTGTTTGAGCAGACAAAAGAGAGTTGCCGTGAATGGTTACTGGGTTGTAACCTTGTAGTAGTAAGTAATCGCATTGCAAAAATTGCCAGACAGATGGGCTGGCAAGCAGAGCAGATTTTTTTATCATATAAAGCTGATAATGTAAGCTTAATGAATACATTATTTAAAATTGACAACAAATCTAACTAA
- a CDS encoding DUF808 domain-containing protein produces the protein MAFASLFTLLDDIAAVLDDVSIMTKVAAKKTAGVIGDDLALNANQVSGKNILPERELPIVWAVAKGSFINKVILIPLALLLSVFLPQAIIPLLMIGGAYLCFEGVEKLLHKFLHKNEHSESEELSEKDKIKGAIRTDFILSAEIIIIALGVLQNSSTLIKILSLSAIGIGITVFVYGLVGLIVKLDDIGLWLMRKKSAFSQAVGKGLLFTMPWFMKTLSVIGTIAMFLVGGGIFSHNLPAIHHFVEKLQIAPNYLMFVDLVVGIIVGLICCMIILPIMKLFSKKA, from the coding sequence ATGGCATTTGCGTCATTATTTACTTTGTTAGACGATATTGCAGCCGTGTTAGACGATGTGTCTATTATGACAAAAGTTGCAGCCAAAAAAACAGCAGGTGTGATTGGCGATGATTTAGCCTTAAATGCGAATCAAGTCAGCGGTAAAAATATCTTACCTGAACGCGAATTACCCATTGTTTGGGCAGTTGCAAAAGGTTCATTTATCAATAAAGTGATCTTAATTCCACTTGCCTTACTTCTATCAGTATTTCTGCCTCAAGCTATCATCCCATTGTTGATGATCGGTGGAGCTTATTTATGCTTTGAAGGTGTAGAAAAATTACTGCACAAATTCTTACATAAAAACGAGCATAGCGAATCCGAAGAACTGTCGGAAAAAGATAAAATTAAAGGTGCTATCCGTACAGATTTTATTTTATCAGCCGAAATTATTATTATTGCTTTAGGGGTTTTACAAAACTCCTCTACTCTCATTAAAATCTTATCTCTTTCTGCTATCGGTATCGGCATTACCGTGTTTGTTTACGGCTTAGTAGGCTTAATCGTTAAATTAGATGACATCGGTTTGTGGCTAATGCGTAAAAAAAGTGCATTCTCACAAGCGGTCGGAAAAGGCTTATTATTTACAATGCCTTGGTTTATGAAAACACTTTCTGTTATTGGTACTATCGCAATGTTCTTAGTAGGAGGTGGCATCTTTTCTCATAACTTACCGGCAATCCATCATTTTGTAGAGAAGTTACAAATCGCGCCAAACTATTTAATGTTCGTTGATTTAGTTGTAGGTATTATTGTCGGCTTAATTTGTTGCATGATTATCTTACCTATAATGAAATTGTTTTCGAAAAAAGCTTAA
- a CDS encoding uroporphyrinogen-III C-methyltransferase, which translates to MSRQKKVLEQVENKIEEVGDKTQQAVDSTESFAKKEAEKAVVNESAENITQVEENVSAEKVVEEKVIVQQKSSGKGLALLSLFVALAVGGAGYFLGNQKFTELDAQIKAVSEKANLQMPVQTALEMPNFDNEKAQINELAAHYQKALERISQLENAQTSYTQQISGLQLQLQKLNNTSGSDKTFWLLSEADFLLNNALRKVVLDNDIETAKNLLLEADQVLTQVPTAINVREAIKADLNTLANINVVDQNALMQRVANLANKLDDLPILENEQNQASNSNNQVTDSIEDWKTNLEKNATSFLDHFIRVSKRNEADEKAFVAPNQEIYLRENIRLRLQIAILAIPRQQSELYKKSLQTVGSWIRSYFETSNENVQNFLKEMDDLAEQTIYVDAPDSLQSLKVLAQQINKVPQPVEKVEIKAEKELEQVEPVKEDATSEQPQSTKPSAQ; encoded by the coding sequence ATGTCAAGACAAAAAAAAGTACTTGAACAAGTAGAAAATAAGATTGAAGAAGTGGGAGATAAGACTCAACAAGCGGTCGATTCTACAGAATCTTTTGCAAAAAAAGAGGCTGAGAAGGCCGTTGTGAATGAGTCTGCTGAAAATATTACTCAAGTTGAAGAAAATGTTTCTGCTGAAAAAGTAGTAGAAGAAAAAGTCATCGTTCAGCAAAAATCAAGCGGTAAAGGGTTAGCATTATTATCTTTATTCGTGGCTCTTGCTGTAGGTGGTGCCGGCTATTTTCTAGGAAATCAAAAATTTACTGAGCTTGATGCTCAAATTAAAGCAGTTTCTGAGAAAGCAAATTTGCAAATGCCGGTGCAAACCGCACTGGAAATGCCGAATTTTGATAATGAAAAAGCACAAATTAATGAACTTGCAGCACATTATCAAAAAGCGTTAGAGCGTATTAGTCAGCTTGAAAATGCACAAACCAGCTATACTCAGCAAATTAGTGGATTACAGTTACAGCTACAAAAATTAAATAATACTTCTGGTTCTGATAAAACATTCTGGTTGTTATCTGAAGCTGATTTTCTATTAAATAATGCACTGCGTAAGGTCGTATTGGATAACGATATTGAAACAGCAAAAAATCTTTTATTGGAGGCTGATCAAGTATTAACGCAAGTGCCTACTGCTATTAATGTGCGTGAAGCAATTAAGGCTGATTTAAATACGTTGGCGAATATTAATGTTGTCGATCAAAATGCGTTAATGCAGCGCGTAGCAAATTTAGCTAATAAATTAGATGATTTGCCTATTTTAGAAAATGAGCAAAATCAAGCATCGAATTCAAACAATCAAGTAACGGATTCAATAGAAGATTGGAAAACCAATTTGGAGAAAAATGCGACTTCTTTCTTAGATCATTTTATTCGTGTTTCTAAACGTAATGAAGCTGATGAGAAAGCTTTTGTTGCACCAAATCAAGAAATTTATTTGCGTGAAAATATTCGCTTACGTCTTCAAATTGCGATTTTAGCAATTCCACGTCAACAAAGTGAGTTGTATAAAAAATCGTTACAAACGGTAGGTTCTTGGATAAGAAGTTATTTTGAAACCTCAAATGAAAATGTGCAAAATTTCTTAAAAGAGATGGATGACTTAGCGGAGCAAACTATTTATGTAGATGCACCTGATTCATTACAAAGTTTGAAAGTATTAGCACAGCAAATTAATAAAGTACCTCAACCAGTTGAAAAAGTAGAAATTAAAGCTGAAAAAGAGCTAGAGCAAGTTGAGCCTGTGAAAGAAGATGCAACTTCTGAACAACCACAATCGACAAAGCCTTCAGCACAATAA
- a CDS encoding peptide ABC transporter substrate-binding protein, producing MFKSLQAVKFVKKLAKITACMLLITACDKLNSPKSTQISPIESHTSELLKRAIYSDIFVLDPHKVNASADAAPLRDLLVGLMAYDAKGDIIPAIAQNGFSEDGKEWLFILNEKAKWSNGDAVTAHDFVASWQRLIEPQNRSSLAKYLVYMGVENAKAIQDKEKDASELGIVALNDHSLQIRLNHPNYLLPEMLAHAALLPTYHGVAPNSENFVSNGAYQLEEIIPNKMVLKAVDTNIPFQTVEYQLIKPVDNYTRFDIVENPLYSQKTNIVKFPRLCSYYYEFNFSDPILSKKEIREALRTMVASAKIGQEHGIPSQSVMPHNLIKDREKTWNPIVVEQLLTKAGIHQDNPLKLKLLYDESHINIKIANQITRTLSQSELFQITPKMVDWETLSKLRYHKEFQLIRSGWCADYPDPVMFLQKFHSRSPDNHSNYKNELVDQKLERLQLENLSLEERNQLILDINELLYHDVAVLPLFQYQHRVGMVSSLLGIDLNNDSEVIYSKDLRRVSAQKD from the coding sequence ATGTTTAAATCTCTACAAGCGGTTAAATTTGTAAAAAAACTGGCAAAAATAACCGCTTGCATGCTACTCATTACCGCTTGTGACAAACTAAATAGTCCTAAATCAACTCAAATCTCACCAATTGAAAGCCACACTAGTGAGCTATTAAAGCGTGCAATTTATTCAGATATATTTGTACTTGATCCTCATAAGGTGAATGCTTCTGCAGATGCGGCACCCTTAAGAGATCTATTAGTGGGTTTAATGGCATACGATGCTAAAGGTGATATCATTCCTGCAATTGCTCAGAATGGATTTAGCGAAGATGGAAAAGAGTGGTTGTTCATTTTAAATGAAAAGGCAAAATGGTCGAACGGCGATGCAGTTACCGCACACGATTTTGTTGCTAGCTGGCAGCGTTTAATTGAACCACAAAATCGCTCATCTCTTGCAAAATATCTAGTCTATATGGGTGTGGAAAATGCAAAAGCGATTCAAGATAAAGAAAAAGATGCCTCTGAATTAGGTATCGTAGCATTAAATGATCATTCTCTACAAATTCGCTTAAATCATCCTAATTATTTATTGCCGGAAATGTTGGCACATGCCGCATTATTACCTACCTATCACGGTGTAGCTCCAAATTCAGAAAATTTTGTTAGTAATGGTGCTTACCAACTTGAAGAAATAATACCCAATAAAATGGTATTAAAAGCAGTAGATACAAATATTCCCTTTCAAACAGTAGAATATCAGTTAATTAAACCGGTTGATAATTACACTCGCTTTGATATTGTGGAAAATCCACTTTATAGCCAAAAAACGAATATCGTGAAATTTCCACGTCTATGCTCTTATTATTATGAATTTAACTTTAGTGACCCAATACTAAGTAAAAAAGAGATTCGAGAAGCATTAAGAACAATGGTTGCGTCTGCAAAGATTGGTCAAGAGCATGGCATTCCAAGCCAATCTGTTATGCCACATAATCTGATCAAAGATAGAGAAAAAACTTGGAATCCGATAGTTGTTGAGCAGCTATTAACAAAAGCAGGGATTCATCAAGATAATCCGTTGAAACTGAAGCTGTTGTATGATGAAAGTCATATCAATATTAAGATTGCAAACCAAATTACTCGAACGCTTTCACAATCTGAGTTATTTCAAATTACACCTAAAATGGTTGATTGGGAAACCTTAAGTAAATTAAGATATCATAAGGAGTTCCAGTTAATAAGATCAGGTTGGTGTGCAGATTATCCTGATCCTGTAATGTTTTTACAGAAATTTCACTCCAGGAGTCCAGATAATCACTCAAATTATAAAAATGAATTAGTTGATCAAAAACTTGAACGACTACAATTAGAAAACTTAAGTTTAGAAGAGCGTAATCAACTGATTTTAGATATTAATGAACTGCTTTATCATGATGTAGCAGTGCTACCGCTATTTCAATACCAGCATCGGGTTGGGATGGTTTCCTCCCTTTTAGGTATTGATCTTAATAATGATAGCGAAGTAATTTATAGCAAGGATCTACGACGTGTTTCAGCACAAAAGGATTAA
- a CDS encoding YchE family NAAT transporter, translating to MDIIVNFAIYLQFFIGLFAIVNPFGSLPIFFSMTAHQYEGERNHTSLVTAVSIGIILLVSLYFGNLILNAFSISLSSFRVAGGILIVSIAMTMISGKLGEHKQNKEEKNEDITEYENIGVVPLAMPIMAGPGAIGSTIVWGTRYYNWEDYVGFSLAIIIFALICYILFRYSAPLVKKLGRTGSNVVTRIMGLILMALGIEIIVAGITTLFPGLLV from the coding sequence GTGGATATTATTGTTAATTTTGCTATCTATCTTCAGTTCTTTATCGGGCTTTTTGCTATTGTAAATCCATTTGGTTCTTTGCCTATTTTTTTCAGTATGACTGCCCATCAATATGAAGGGGAGCGAAATCATACAAGTTTGGTTACTGCGGTATCAATTGGCATTATTTTGCTTGTCAGCCTTTATTTTGGAAACCTGATTTTAAATGCCTTTAGTATTTCTTTAAGTTCATTTAGAGTTGCCGGTGGGATTTTGATTGTTAGTATTGCAATGACAATGATCAGCGGTAAACTGGGCGAACATAAACAAAATAAAGAAGAAAAAAATGAAGATATTACTGAATATGAAAATATAGGTGTTGTCCCGCTTGCTATGCCGATTATGGCAGGCCCGGGGGCAATAGGTTCAACGATAGTTTGGGGAACTAGGTACTATAATTGGGAGGATTATGTCGGATTTAGCCTTGCTATTATTATTTTTGCATTGATCTGTTATATTTTATTTCGTTATTCAGCTCCTCTGGTTAAGAAATTAGGTAGAACCGGATCGAATGTTGTGACCCGTATCATGGGGTTGATTTTAATGGCACTTGGCATTGAAATTATTGTAGCGGGGATTACTACACTATTCCCCGGGCTTCTTGTTTAA
- the rpsO gene encoding 30S ribosomal protein S15: MSLSVEAKAKIVAEFGRDAKDTGSSEVQIALLTAQINHLQAHFAEHKKDHHGRRGLLRMVSRRRKLLDYLKRTDLAKYSETIARLGLRR; encoded by the coding sequence ATGTCTCTAAGCGTAGAAGCAAAAGCAAAAATCGTTGCTGAATTTGGTCGTGATGCAAAAGATACTGGTTCATCAGAAGTGCAAATTGCATTATTAACAGCTCAAATCAACCACTTACAAGCACACTTTGCTGAGCATAAAAAAGATCACCACGGTCGTCGCGGTTTATTACGTATGGTTTCTCGTCGTCGTAAATTATTAGACTACTTAAAACGTACTGATCTTGCTAAATATTCAGAAACTATCGCACGTTTAGGTTTACGTCGCTAA
- a CDS encoding SurA N-terminal domain-containing protein, protein MIENMHERTNGPVFKIIFALISISFVIGGISGGLISSDNSIAKVNGEEISQQVFNNAVSRQQNILNAEMGSRFWDLMDNPEYAAQFNQSVLNGLVDEELLRQYAKQLKLGISAEQIKSEIVNSQMFQQDGKFSNDLYQQTLRHNNLSPDAYAAIVHEGMMQSQLQEGIVNSEFTVPAQQELLAKLLLQQREIRLAEYSIAKEMPNQTASQEELKAYYDANKAKLLAPEKLVVEYVSLSPKDIEKKVQITDEQIQTYYDRNKAEYITKGEAHLAHIQLSNEEQAKAVEQELKNGADFATLAKAKSIDSLSAAHGGDLGWAKAGTFPTAFEDAIVNLNAGQISNVVKVDNAYHIIKVLERKPEQVIELAQVKDRIVDTIRQELVLTEYSNTAREMANKAFENNSSLEEVAKAGGVELQKTAQFTRANVPAALQHEKVLKALFDGELRQNKQNSDALEIGTETQPKTLFLRVSEYDAERVQTFDEAKAAVENFVKAEKAEKALQSKADEALKALNEGKTTEVKFNAPQTLVYMQAEVDNPTLAKTVFAMKKEADKTSYQIARNQQGDIVIVALDKIKEGDTEKFNTLAPQFAEANRLILRNELLKDLRTRASIEVNEEFINQSSR, encoded by the coding sequence ATGATTGAAAATATGCATGAACGGACGAACGGACCGGTATTTAAAATTATTTTTGCATTGATCTCTATTTCATTTGTCATAGGTGGTATTAGTGGTGGCTTGATTTCATCTGATAACTCAATTGCTAAAGTCAATGGGGAAGAAATTAGTCAGCAAGTGTTTAATAATGCAGTAAGCCGTCAGCAAAATATTTTAAATGCAGAAATGGGCAGCCGTTTTTGGGATTTAATGGATAATCCTGAATATGCTGCTCAATTTAATCAATCTGTACTGAACGGCTTGGTGGATGAAGAACTCTTACGTCAATATGCAAAACAGTTAAAGCTTGGTATTAGTGCTGAGCAAATTAAGTCGGAAATTGTAAATAGCCAAATGTTCCAACAAGACGGCAAATTCAGCAATGATTTGTATCAACAAACATTACGTCATAATAACTTAAGCCCTGATGCTTATGCTGCCATTGTTCATGAAGGAATGATGCAATCTCAATTGCAAGAAGGGATTGTGAATAGTGAATTTACCGTACCAGCTCAACAAGAGTTGTTAGCTAAATTATTATTACAACAACGTGAGATACGTTTAGCAGAATATTCAATTGCAAAAGAAATGCCAAATCAGACCGCTTCACAAGAAGAATTAAAAGCTTATTATGATGCCAATAAAGCAAAATTATTAGCGCCTGAAAAATTAGTAGTTGAATATGTGTCTCTTTCGCCAAAAGATATTGAGAAAAAAGTCCAAATTACTGATGAGCAGATTCAAACTTATTACGACCGTAATAAAGCTGAATATATAACAAAAGGCGAAGCTCATTTAGCTCATATTCAATTATCTAATGAAGAGCAAGCAAAAGCGGTTGAGCAAGAGCTAAAAAATGGTGCGGATTTTGCTACGTTAGCAAAAGCGAAGTCTATTGATAGCTTGTCTGCTGCCCATGGCGGCGATTTAGGTTGGGCTAAAGCGGGTACTTTCCCAACAGCATTTGAAGATGCAATAGTAAATTTAAATGCCGGCCAAATTAGTAATGTGGTGAAAGTGGATAATGCTTATCATATTATCAAAGTACTGGAACGCAAGCCGGAACAGGTTATTGAACTAGCTCAAGTAAAAGATCGTATAGTGGATACTATTCGTCAAGAATTAGTGCTAACCGAATATTCAAATACTGCTCGTGAAATGGCAAACAAGGCATTTGAAAATAATAGCTCATTGGAAGAAGTTGCAAAAGCAGGTGGTGTTGAATTACAAAAAACAGCACAATTTACCCGTGCAAATGTACCTGCAGCCTTACAGCATGAAAAAGTATTAAAAGCGTTATTCGATGGAGAGTTACGTCAAAATAAACAAAATTCTGATGCGCTAGAAATTGGTACGGAAACGCAACCGAAAACCTTATTCTTACGAGTGAGTGAATATGATGCTGAGCGTGTGCAAACTTTTGATGAAGCAAAAGCTGCCGTTGAGAATTTCGTAAAAGCTGAGAAAGCGGAAAAAGCATTACAGAGTAAGGCTGATGAGGCTCTTAAAGCATTAAATGAAGGTAAAACAACTGAAGTGAAATTCAATGCACCACAAACTTTAGTTTATATGCAAGCAGAGGTAGATAATCCGACCTTAGCCAAAACGGTGTTTGCAATGAAAAAAGAGGCAGACAAAACAAGCTATCAAATTGCGCGCAACCAACAAGGTGATATTGTGATTGTTGCATTAGATAAAATCAAGGAGGGAGATACTGAAAAATTTAATACTTTAGCTCCACAATTCGCAGAAGCAAATCGTTTGATTTTACGTAATGAATTGTTAAAGGATCTTCGCACAAGAGCTTCTATTGAAGTGAATGAAGAATTTATTAATCAGTCATCTCGTTAA
- a CDS encoding heme biosynthesis protein HemY — protein MFRTLFLMLLLLAGLISGPYLAGSQGYVRIETASTVIEMSIVMLVVFFVIAMAVVYGLEWIFTKICRMSSGAYNWFSTRKHKKAQQETLEGLMRMSEGNYSKAEKLFSKNAKHADEPVLNLIKAAEAAQQNGDDLAANKYLIKAAEIAGPNNVAVELSRTKILLQQGKIPAARTAIDSLLELAPHNDEVLRLAIQIYKDSKAYVALDRLLTEIGQRSFLTTEEYAELEHFVDDGLQDERLQEEGQEGLLYWWENQPNRRRKSVYSRVGVVKRLIDSDDHQSAEEIALETLKKFEDEQLNGLFVQLTRLQVDSDSKLLKVLAKRADKANVKYTDDYARALGYIYTRDGEYQKAKVQFELLLEHDECIADDRIMALHVAEQTNDTVLANRIREENLKQVNMDVQAKADGVLALPESLNESKTL, from the coding sequence ATGTTTAGAACTCTCTTTTTAATGCTTTTATTATTAGCGGGTTTGATTTCAGGTCCTTATCTCGCAGGTAGTCAAGGCTATGTAAGAATTGAAACTGCATCAACAGTGATTGAAATGAGCATTGTGATGCTAGTAGTTTTCTTTGTTATAGCGATGGCGGTAGTTTATGGCTTGGAATGGATATTTACTAAAATTTGTAGAATGAGTAGTGGTGCTTATAACTGGTTTTCAACCCGTAAACATAAAAAAGCACAGCAAGAGACCCTAGAAGGTCTAATGCGTATGAGCGAAGGTAATTATTCCAAAGCAGAAAAATTATTCAGTAAAAACGCTAAACATGCCGATGAACCCGTGCTTAATTTAATTAAAGCAGCAGAAGCTGCACAACAAAACGGGGATGATTTGGCGGCAAACAAATATTTGATTAAAGCTGCTGAAATTGCCGGGCCAAATAATGTAGCGGTGGAATTATCCCGCACTAAAATTTTGTTACAGCAAGGTAAGATCCCCGCAGCCCGTACAGCGATTGATAGTTTATTAGAACTTGCTCCGCATAACGATGAAGTTTTACGTTTGGCTATTCAAATCTACAAAGATTCTAAAGCCTATGTGGCGTTAGACAGATTACTAACTGAAATCGGGCAACGCAGTTTCTTAACCACAGAAGAGTACGCCGAGTTAGAGCATTTTGTAGATGATGGTTTACAGGATGAGCGTTTACAAGAAGAAGGGCAAGAAGGGCTATTGTATTGGTGGGAAAACCAACCAAACCGCCGCCGTAAATCGGTGTATAGCCGTGTAGGTGTGGTGAAACGTTTAATTGATAGTGATGATCACCAATCAGCGGAAGAAATAGCGTTAGAAACCTTGAAGAAATTTGAGGATGAACAACTAAACGGCTTGTTTGTTCAGCTTACACGCTTACAGGTTGATTCAGACAGTAAATTATTAAAAGTGTTAGCAAAACGTGCAGATAAAGCAAATGTTAAATATACGGATGATTACGCAAGAGCATTAGGTTATATTTATACACGTGATGGCGAATACCAAAAAGCGAAAGTACAATTTGAGTTGTTATTAGAACATGATGAGTGTATTGCAGATGATCGTATTATGGCGTTACATGTAGCAGAGCAAACAAATGATACAGTACTTGCAAATCGCATTCGTGAAGAAAACTTAAAACAGGTCAACATGGATGTTCAAGCTAAAGCGGATGGCGTTCTTGCCTTGCCTGAAAGTCTAAATGAAAGCAAAACATTATAG
- the hemC gene encoding hydroxymethylbilane synthase: MKDILRIATRQSPLALWQANFVKSELEKYFPNLAVELVTMVTKGDVILDTPLAKIGGKGLFVKELELALLENRADIAVHSMKDVPMSFPEGLGLAVICEREDPRDAFVSNKFSNLDELPVGSVIGTSSLRRQCQLMAKYPHLTVKSLRGNVGTRLSKLDNGEYDAIILASAGLIRLGLKERIRSYISVEQSLPAAGQGAVGIETRVNDERILNYVAKLNHNSTACCVIAERAMNTRLQGGCQVPIGGFATLAGDEITLNALVGSLDGSQIIRASGKANIQNAEQLGISVAEQLLAQGADKILAEVYKDNA; this comes from the coding sequence ATGAAGGATATTTTACGTATTGCAACCCGCCAGAGCCCACTTGCTTTGTGGCAGGCTAATTTTGTAAAAAGCGAATTAGAAAAATATTTTCCTAATTTAGCTGTTGAACTGGTGACTATGGTAACAAAAGGTGATGTTATTTTAGATACTCCTTTGGCAAAAATTGGCGGTAAAGGATTGTTCGTTAAAGAATTAGAGTTGGCGTTATTGGAAAATAGGGCAGATATTGCGGTGCACTCAATGAAAGATGTGCCAATGAGTTTTCCGGAAGGATTAGGGTTAGCGGTAATTTGCGAGCGTGAAGATCCAAGAGATGCCTTTGTTTCAAATAAATTTAGCAACTTGGATGAATTGCCGGTAGGTTCGGTTATAGGGACTTCCAGTTTACGCCGTCAATGTCAATTAATGGCGAAATATCCTCATTTAACAGTAAAATCTTTACGAGGTAATGTGGGGACTCGTTTGAGTAAATTGGATAATGGTGAATATGATGCCATTATTTTAGCCTCCGCAGGTTTAATCCGTTTAGGGTTAAAAGAGAGAATTAGAAGCTATATTTCCGTGGAGCAATCGTTACCGGCCGCAGGGCAAGGTGCAGTAGGTATTGAAACTAGAGTAAACGATGAGCGTATTTTGAACTATGTTGCAAAATTAAATCATAATTCGACCGCTTGTTGTGTGATTGCTGAGCGTGCGATGAACACTCGTTTGCAAGGTGGATGTCAAGTGCCGATTGGTGGTTTTGCGACGTTAGCAGGCGATGAGATTACGTTGAATGCCTTAGTCGGTTCGCTAGATGGTTCACAAATTATTCGAGCTTCCGGTAAAGCTAATATACAAAATGCCGAGCAGTTGGGTATTTCGGTTGCTGAGCAATTATTGGCACAAGGTGCAGATAAAATTTTGGCAGAAGTTTATAAAGACAACGCATAA